One genomic region from Ovis canadensis isolate MfBH-ARS-UI-01 breed Bighorn chromosome 6, ARS-UI_OviCan_v2, whole genome shotgun sequence encodes:
- the RASL11B gene encoding ras-like protein family member 11B, protein MRLIQNMCTIAEYPAPGSAAAADFCLGAAGRRLVKIAVVGASGVGKTALVVRFLTKRFIGDYERNAGNLYTRQVQIEGETLAIQVQDTPGIQVHENGLSCTEQLNRCIRWADAVVIVFSITDYKSYELTSQLYQHVQQLHLGARLPVVVVANKADLLHIKQVDPQLGLQLASMLGCSFYEVSVSENDNDVYNAFHVLCKEVSHKQQPSGTPEKRRTSLIPRPKSPNMQDLKRRFKQALSAKVRTVTSV, encoded by the exons ATGCGCCTCATTCAGAACATGTGCACCATAGCCGAGTACCCCGCCCCGGGCAGCGCAGCCGCAGCAGATTTCTGCCTGGGGGCCGCAGGCCGCCGCCTGGTCAAGATCGCCGTAGTGGGCGCCAGTGGCGTGGGCAAGACTG CTCTTGTGGTCCGGTTCCTCACCAAACGATTCATCGGCGACTATGAAAGAAATGCAG GTAATCTCTATACCAGACAAGTCCAAATAGAAGGTGAAACCCTGGCTATTCAGGTTCAAGACACTCCAGGTATTCAG GTCCACGAGAATGGCCTGAGCTGCACCGAGCAGCTGAACAGGTGTATCCGCTGGGCAGACGCCGTGGTGATCGTCTTCTCCATCACTGACTACAAGAGCTATGAGCTCACCAGCCAGCTTTACCAGCACGTGCAGCAGCTGCACCTGGGTGCCCGGCTGCCTGTGGTGGTTGTGGCCAACAAGGCCGACCTGCTACACATCAAGCAGGTGGACCCACAGCTCGGACTGCAGCTGGCCAGCATGCTGGGCTGCTCCTTCTATGAGGTGTCCGTCAGCGAGAATGACAATGACGTCTACAACGCTTTCCACGTGCTGTGCAAAGAAGTGAGTCACAAACAGCAGCCCAGTGGCACGCCAGAGAAGCGACGGACCTCCCTCATCCCTCGGCCCAAGTCCCCCAACATGCAGGACCTGAAGAGGAGGTTCAAGCAAGCCCTCTCGGCCAAAGTCAGGACTGTCACCTCCGTCTGA